In Leptolyngbya sp. SIO1E4, one DNA window encodes the following:
- the argS gene encoding arginine--tRNA ligase, producing MLPAISILKSRLEQAFISAFGPDLAGVDPILVPASNPKFGDYQANGAMSLAKRLKNKPRAIAEAVVAHLDVTDLCEAPEIAGPGFINLRLKASYLEDQLKAIETDERLGVGSAQPLQKVIVDFSSPNIAKEMHVGHLRSTIIGDSIARVLEFVGHDVLRLNHVGDWGTQFGMLITHLREACPQALTGSETVDIGDLVAFYKQAKQRFDEDEAFKMRSREAVVDLQSGDEAARNAWQVLCDQSRQAFQKIYDRLDIRILERGESFYNPLLSEVVKGLETQELLVADQGARVVFLDGFTNKAGDPQPLIIQKSDGGFNYATTDLAAVRHRTEHDQVDRVLYVVDAGQANHFSQVFQVAAKAGWIPNGVELTHVPFGLVQGEDGKKFKTRSGETVRLKDLLDEAVKRARHDLETRIREEDREETEDFIQTVAETVGIGAVKYADLSQNRTSNYVFSYDKMLALQGNTAPYLLYAYVRVQGISRKGEIDFSNLGKETAVHLEDDSELTLAKHILQLDEVIAEVAQDLYPNRLCQYLFELSQKFNQFYDRCSVLQAEPPQRISRLVLCDLTARTLKLGLSLLGIRVLERM from the coding sequence ATGTTGCCTGCGATCTCGATTCTCAAATCCCGCCTGGAGCAAGCATTTATTAGTGCTTTTGGGCCAGATCTGGCAGGGGTTGATCCCATTTTGGTACCTGCAAGCAATCCAAAATTTGGAGACTATCAGGCCAACGGCGCGATGTCGCTGGCAAAACGGCTAAAAAATAAGCCTAGAGCGATTGCAGAAGCTGTCGTGGCTCACTTGGATGTCACTGACCTGTGTGAAGCACCCGAAATTGCAGGGCCGGGGTTTATTAACCTGCGACTCAAGGCATCGTACCTAGAAGATCAACTCAAAGCGATTGAGACAGATGAGCGACTTGGGGTAGGCTCCGCTCAGCCGCTTCAGAAGGTGATTGTAGACTTTTCTAGCCCTAACATTGCCAAGGAAATGCATGTGGGGCACTTGCGATCTACCATCATTGGCGACTCGATTGCGCGGGTGTTGGAATTTGTCGGCCACGATGTATTACGCCTCAACCACGTGGGTGATTGGGGCACTCAGTTTGGGATGCTCATCACCCACCTGAGAGAAGCGTGTCCACAGGCGCTGACAGGTTCTGAGACCGTTGATATTGGAGATTTGGTGGCTTTTTATAAGCAGGCGAAGCAGCGCTTTGATGAAGATGAAGCGTTTAAGATGCGATCGCGGGAAGCCGTTGTAGATCTGCAATCTGGAGACGAAGCTGCTCGCAACGCTTGGCAGGTTCTGTGTGATCAATCCCGACAAGCATTTCAAAAAATCTATGACCGTCTGGACATTCGTATTCTCGAACGGGGTGAATCGTTCTACAACCCGCTCTTGTCAGAGGTCGTTAAAGGTCTAGAAACCCAAGAGCTGTTGGTGGCAGATCAGGGTGCTCGAGTCGTTTTTCTAGACGGGTTTACTAACAAGGCAGGAGATCCTCAGCCATTAATCATTCAAAAGTCCGATGGCGGCTTTAATTACGCCACTACTGATCTTGCGGCAGTACGCCATCGCACTGAGCACGATCAGGTAGACCGGGTTCTTTATGTGGTGGATGCAGGACAAGCAAACCACTTTAGTCAAGTATTTCAAGTTGCCGCAAAAGCGGGGTGGATTCCTAACGGGGTCGAGCTTACCCATGTGCCTTTCGGCCTGGTACAGGGGGAAGACGGCAAGAAATTTAAAACCCGTTCGGGAGAAACGGTTCGCCTTAAGGACTTATTGGATGAAGCGGTCAAGCGCGCCCGTCATGATTTAGAAACTCGCATTCGAGAAGAAGACCGTGAAGAAACTGAAGATTTCATCCAGACGGTAGCGGAAACGGTGGGGATCGGCGCAGTTAAATATGCTGACTTGAGCCAAAACCGTACGAGCAACTACGTCTTCAGCTATGACAAAATGCTGGCACTGCAAGGAAACACTGCTCCCTATTTGCTGTATGCTTACGTGCGTGTGCAAGGTATTAGCCGCAAAGGGGAAATCGACTTCAGTAATCTTGGCAAAGAAACCGCCGTTCACTTAGAGGATGACAGCGAACTGACCCTAGCGAAGCATATTTTGCAGCTGGATGAAGTCATTGCAGAAGTCGCGCAAGATTTGTACCCCAACCGTCTATGTCAGTATCTGTTTGAGCTAAGTCAGAAATTTAATCAGTTCTACGATCGCTGTTCAGTTTTACAGGCAGAGCCGCCCCAGCGCATTTCTCGCTTAGTCTTGTGTGATTTAACAGCCCGTACCCTCAAGTTAGGGCTATCGCTGCTCGGCATTCGGGTTTTAGAGCGCATGTAA
- a CDS encoding serine hydrolase, translating into MTLFDAAHYLNKIIYNVKTPPAFYQLAQGSKQPTLDDIVEGILLLLTNEGYPTENVSVSLVDLTGNCCDYAQYQDTERRYPASIVKLFWIVALYGHYQAGMLEADNAVNSADEALMVHYSNNGASSRILDAITGTESGDDLEADPLKVWIASRQQVNEYFLGANYSDLNIAHKTFPIPDLALDERAGRDSQFAVGTESAADDLTARNYLTTLSTARLLYEIHTGQAISQEYSDRIKAHLQHSTDPEVWQSEDSNAIEDFFGEYLPPTVQLQTKLGYTFDDGRQEAAIIASEDGQTQFILVVFANDSRYSQEGSKAFPEIARYVYEQMTLRSQSSRTGSTTAMEEE; encoded by the coding sequence TTGACCTTATTCGATGCGGCTCATTATTTAAACAAAATTATTTATAATGTCAAGACTCCGCCTGCGTTTTATCAGCTAGCGCAAGGGTCAAAGCAGCCTACGCTAGACGACATTGTGGAAGGTATCCTCTTATTACTGACGAATGAGGGGTACCCGACTGAAAATGTTTCGGTTAGTTTGGTCGATTTAACTGGGAACTGCTGCGACTATGCTCAGTATCAAGATACTGAGAGACGTTATCCTGCAAGCATCGTTAAACTCTTTTGGATTGTTGCGCTCTATGGCCATTACCAGGCTGGAATGCTTGAGGCAGACAATGCAGTCAATTCTGCTGACGAAGCGTTAATGGTTCACTATTCAAATAATGGGGCCTCTAGTCGGATCTTAGATGCGATTACAGGAACCGAATCGGGTGATGATTTAGAGGCAGACCCCCTCAAAGTGTGGATCGCTTCTAGACAGCAGGTGAATGAGTATTTCTTAGGGGCAAACTACTCAGATCTCAATATTGCCCACAAGACGTTTCCCATCCCTGATTTAGCGCTGGATGAGCGTGCTGGGAGAGATTCACAGTTTGCTGTAGGGACAGAGTCAGCAGCAGATGATTTAACTGCCCGCAACTATCTCACAACGCTGTCAACTGCCAGGCTGCTCTATGAAATTCATACTGGACAAGCGATTTCTCAGGAGTATAGCGATCGCATCAAAGCCCATTTGCAACACAGTACTGATCCAGAGGTTTGGCAATCTGAAGACTCTAATGCGATAGAAGACTTTTTCGGAGAATATTTGCCACCGACCGTTCAGCTACAGACTAAGCTTGGCTATACCTTCGATGATGGTCGTCAAGAAGCTGCGATTATTGCCTCTGAAGATGGGCAAACTCAATTCATTTTGGTGGTTTTTGCAAACGATTCCCGCTACTCCCAGGAGGGATCTAAGGCTTTTCCAGAAATTGCTCGCTATGTTTACGAGCAAATGACCTTGCGTTCCCAATCCTCACGAACTGGGTCAACTACCGCCATGGAGGAAGAGTGA
- a CDS encoding cation:proton antiporter produces MASEHQFVLDLTIALGASAAGGFIAHRLRQPALLGYLLAGLLIGPSGFGWLSDVAQVEELAEIGVAFLLFALGVEFSLAELRRVRNIAIQGSSLQMGITIGLVAAIALLMGWTNSSLQGIFLGFVLSLSSTAVVLKILTERGETGSVHGQVMLALLIAQDLALGLMLAFLPALDQPDAFWITLGAAALKFTLFLGGAISLGRWFVPWLMRTVAATDSQELFLLTVIALCLGVAWLTSLLGLSIEMGAFVAGLMVAEVDYAEQALGRVLPLRDTFACLFFASVGMLIDPEVLINSWASILGLVTLVMVGKACVILPIVLTFRYSFRTALLVGIGLNQIGEFSFVLALEGFTLGLITEQQYLLLLGTTAITLVLTPAWINSASAITRGLKRIPGLRKWIDQLSEPRLFSVPDNIQDHVIVAGYGRVGQVIVNILLNRGYTVLVVENSEAAIQRLRHRHIPFVYGDADAEQVLEKTHLETAKALAIALPDPTSTRLLLQHTLSIVPNLDIIARSHTDGEIDLLTQLGAREVVQPEFEAAMELGSHLLRTLGESAEEIQTVLASIRSDRYRSIRG; encoded by the coding sequence TTGGCATCTGAGCATCAGTTTGTTTTAGATCTCACAATCGCTCTAGGGGCGTCTGCTGCCGGTGGGTTTATTGCCCACCGACTTCGTCAGCCTGCACTTTTGGGCTATTTGCTGGCAGGTTTGCTCATTGGCCCGTCAGGCTTTGGCTGGCTCAGCGACGTTGCCCAGGTCGAGGAACTGGCTGAAATTGGAGTGGCTTTTTTGTTATTTGCCTTAGGCGTTGAGTTTTCTTTAGCAGAGCTGAGGCGAGTTCGGAATATTGCCATTCAGGGCAGTTCACTGCAAATGGGCATAACCATTGGGTTAGTGGCGGCGATCGCGCTCTTGATGGGGTGGACGAACTCTTCTTTGCAGGGGATCTTTCTCGGATTTGTGCTGTCGCTGTCTTCTACAGCAGTCGTGCTCAAGATTTTAACGGAGCGAGGGGAAACGGGATCAGTTCATGGGCAGGTGATGCTGGCTTTACTCATTGCCCAGGATTTAGCCCTGGGGTTAATGCTGGCGTTTTTACCAGCTTTAGATCAACCCGATGCTTTTTGGATCACCCTAGGGGCTGCGGCCTTAAAATTCACTTTGTTTTTGGGAGGCGCCATTTCTCTGGGTCGATGGTTTGTGCCGTGGTTAATGCGCACGGTGGCAGCCACGGATAGCCAAGAACTCTTTTTGTTAACGGTGATTGCCCTCTGTCTAGGCGTAGCGTGGCTGACATCCCTGCTGGGGTTATCCATTGAAATGGGCGCCTTTGTCGCGGGGTTAATGGTGGCTGAGGTGGACTATGCTGAGCAAGCCTTGGGGCGCGTTTTACCCCTGCGGGATACTTTTGCCTGTCTCTTTTTTGCCTCAGTGGGCATGTTGATTGATCCGGAGGTGCTCATCAACAGCTGGGCCTCTATTTTGGGCTTGGTGACCCTGGTAATGGTGGGAAAAGCCTGCGTGATTTTACCCATTGTGCTGACGTTTAGGTACTCCTTTAGAACCGCTTTGTTAGTGGGAATAGGGCTCAACCAAATCGGCGAATTTTCCTTTGTCTTAGCACTAGAAGGCTTCACGCTGGGCTTAATTACTGAGCAGCAGTATTTACTCTTGTTGGGAACCACTGCAATTACCCTGGTATTAACGCCAGCCTGGATTAACAGCGCATCTGCGATCACCCGAGGATTGAAACGGATTCCGGGTTTACGTAAATGGATTGATCAGCTCTCAGAGCCACGCCTGTTTTCAGTGCCCGACAATATTCAAGACCACGTTATTGTGGCCGGGTATGGGCGCGTTGGTCAGGTGATCGTCAATATTTTGTTGAACCGAGGCTACACCGTTCTGGTGGTTGAAAATAGTGAGGCTGCTATTCAGCGGTTACGTCATCGCCATATCCCTTTTGTCTATGGCGACGCAGATGCTGAGCAAGTGCTAGAAAAGACTCACTTAGAAACCGCTAAGGCACTGGCGATCGCCCTTCCTGACCCCACCAGTACTCGGCTCCTATTGCAGCACACTCTATCCATCGTCCCTAACCTAGACATCATTGCGCGGTCTCATACGGACGGAGAGATTGATCTGCTGACGCAACTCGGGGCTCGGGAGGTCGTACAGCCTGAGTTTGAAGCCGCTATGGAATTGGGGTCCCATCTGCTGCGCACCTTGGGAGAAAGCGCGGAGGAGATTCAAACGGTATTGGCAAGCATCCGGAGCGATCGCTATCGCAGTATTCGTGGATAA
- a CDS encoding DUF2996 domain-containing protein: MAEEKSAQPSKNASAAKGAGATRVKKAKPPAVEDKPFTEFIEQHLVPGLADALGKAGLAEINLKFQKDKLAVKGANPSEEYWQVQGTWPMGGDRQFNIVFTKEDIKGPKFFYYTQGDSLSSTVEQFMGDERRITLGLIVLYTLQRLNGQKWLTRN; this comes from the coding sequence ATGGCTGAAGAAAAGAGCGCTCAACCATCGAAGAACGCATCCGCAGCAAAAGGGGCCGGAGCTACTAGGGTGAAAAAGGCAAAACCCCCGGCAGTTGAAGATAAGCCGTTTACTGAGTTTATCGAGCAACATCTGGTTCCAGGCCTGGCGGATGCCCTCGGTAAAGCCGGATTAGCAGAGATTAATCTGAAATTTCAGAAAGACAAACTGGCCGTCAAAGGTGCCAACCCCTCGGAAGAGTATTGGCAAGTGCAAGGGACTTGGCCGATGGGGGGCGATCGCCAGTTCAATATCGTTTTTACAAAAGAAGATATCAAAGGGCCTAAATTCTTTTATTACACCCAAGGTGATAGCCTCTCTAGCACCGTAGAGCAATTCATGGGTGATGAGCGCAGAATCACTTTAGGCTTAATTGTGCTATACACTCTGCAGCGACTGAATGGTCAGAAATGGCTAACGCGTAATTGA
- a CDS encoding helix-turn-helix domain-containing protein: protein MKTPQFSTSKLSASSEYALILGAGATAAVSLAAQQIAAASLPLTTLVALGLLNRHRLDQKLKANEPAGPILEETSAHQVAPKIRQVTAQPMPELVSARPQPHAHAQTKVENPLVARFSSRGNRSKENLAASQQESLQKIGAHLQQVRQEKALSLRDIHDQTFIQIYMLKAIESGNLRSLPEPFYIRAFIQKYALILGLKGREIAAEFPMG from the coding sequence ATGAAGACACCTCAGTTTTCTACTTCGAAATTGTCTGCTTCTTCAGAATATGCGTTGATTTTGGGGGCAGGAGCCACCGCAGCGGTATCGTTAGCCGCACAGCAAATCGCTGCAGCTTCTCTGCCCTTGACAACACTCGTAGCGCTGGGGCTCCTTAACCGTCATCGTCTCGATCAAAAACTGAAGGCAAACGAACCTGCCGGCCCCATTTTGGAGGAAACCTCAGCCCATCAGGTGGCTCCCAAAATCAGGCAAGTGACAGCGCAGCCCATGCCTGAATTAGTGTCTGCCCGGCCTCAACCCCATGCCCATGCGCAGACTAAGGTCGAAAATCCACTAGTCGCTCGTTTTTCAAGCCGGGGCAATCGCTCAAAGGAGAACCTCGCAGCCTCGCAGCAGGAAAGTTTGCAAAAAATTGGGGCCCACTTACAACAGGTTCGTCAAGAAAAGGCACTTTCTCTACGGGATATTCATGATCAAACCTTTATTCAGATCTATATGCTGAAAGCCATTGAGTCAGGGAATCTGCGAAGCTTACCCGAGCCATTTTACATTCGGGCCTTCATCCAGAAATATGCCCTGATTCTCGGCCTGAAAGGGAGAGAAATCGCAGCCGAATTCCCAATGGGATAA